One segment of Haliotis asinina isolate JCU_RB_2024 chromosome 12, JCU_Hal_asi_v2, whole genome shotgun sequence DNA contains the following:
- the LOC137259011 gene encoding growth hormone secretagogue receptor type 1-like: MGENTSFWTSEFPNTTDAPAKNHPSVPHPPAYLLGTATALYVVVFVVGLCGNFAVISVVLQCRSMRTFINFLFLNLCLADLFVLLITGPTAVVDIYAREVWYLGKSMCHFITFLENVVSHASVSTILAISIERFRVACRTQTQLSTRTSVIVKTFICVWTVSITSAIPFFFITEYKTLPLVDGTLVPVCRTPIHKTWHRVYIVLITSFFFVIPLLFILTLYSKVGTKLISLYRIERQKLETYPKEIVKLKRQMIQIIVTVVLVFFICHTPYRALVIWTMFEDRGTLRNLGLEGYLAVLYFPRILLYSNHAINPFVYNFVSRKFRRALLWVCCDRRRNGSRMDKREQAELHQRRGSRFQNGSARFGSVLKEEIEYIVHTNRSQRNDFLVLYENLLN; the protein is encoded by the exons ATGGGCGAAAACACGTCTTTCTGGACAAGTGAGTTCCCAAATACCACGGATGCCCCCGCAAAAAATCACCCCTCTGTGCCCCATCCTCCAGCCTACCTTCTCGGCACAGCTACGGCCCTCTACGTCGTCGTCTTCGTGGTTGGTCTTTGCGGCAACTTCGCCGTCATCTCGGTCGTTCTGCAATGTCGCTCCATGAGAACTTTCATTAACTTCCTGTTCTTGAACCTGTGTCTTGCTGACCTGTTTGTCCTCCTTATTACCGGACCAACGGCAGTGGTGGACATCTACGCGCGTGAAGTGTGGTACCTCGGCAAATCCATGT GTCACTTCATCACATTCCTGGAAAATGTCGTCAGTCATGCGTCAGTATCCACGATTCTAGCGATCAGTATAGAGAGATTCAGAGTTGCATGTAGGACACAAACGCAACTATCGACCAGAACTAGCGTTATAGTGAAGACCTTCATATGTGTGTGGACCGTTTCCATCACTTCCGCTATCCCATTCTTCTTTATAACGGAGTACAAAACCCTGCCCCTCGTCGATGGCACGCTAGTTCCGGTCTGCAGAACCCCGATCCACAAGACATGGCACAGAGTCTACATCGTCCTCATCACCAGCTTCTTCTTCGTTATCCccctcctcttcatcctcacACTGTACAGCAAGGTAGGGACCAAGCTGATATCTCTGTACAGGATAGAGCGGCAGAAGCTGGAGACGTACCCCAAGGAGATTGTCAAGCTGAAGAGACAAATGATTCAAATCATTGTAACAGTCGTGCTTGTGTTCTTCATCTGCCATACGCCTTACCGAGCACTAGTCATTTGGACAATGTTTGAGGACCGCGGGACCCTACGGAACCTAGGGTTGGAAGGATATCTGGCTGTGTTATATTTTCCGCGCATCCTTCTGTATTCCAATCACGCCATTAACCCGTTTGTATATAATTTTGTGTCCAGGAAGTTCCGACGTGCTTTACTGTGGGTTTGTTGTGACCGTCGACGTAATGGCTCACGTATGGATAAGCGTGAACAGGCTGAACTTCATCAAAGAAGAGGGTCCAGATTTCAGAATGGTTCAGCCAGGTTTGGCAGTGTGCTTAAGGAGGAGATTGAATACATCGTTCACACAAATCGCAGCCAGAGGAACGATTTTTTAGTATTATACGAAAACCTGCTAAACTGA